The stretch of DNA AAAACATGATAAGACAAAgataaactgaataaataaaagagaaaaataaaaggagaaagataaaggaggagaagaagggaatggGTTCACTGCTGAGGCCTGATTTCTGCTGGCCATGCGTTCGCTATTCTGGGCGAAGGAAGTGGGCCGCTGCATGGGTTCCTCCTGCTTCTGCGCCTGCTACCCCTTCTCCAGGTAACTCCTCTTCTCGCCCTCTCATTGCCGGTTTATGATCTCCACCCACCGCTAAATTatactctcctcttctccatcacattttttttttacatacatgGCCGTCCTTTCATCTCTACAAGGCTGATATATTTTTTCgtcacttctcttcttttattatttgagTTTGAAATGATTTTAtttggagggagaaaaattgtCACTGTCCAAACTAAGACTTTccagcaatgtttttttttcacttttcctttacttttttttttttgtcgtgtgtgtgtgtgtgtgtgtgtgtgtgtgtgtgtgtgtgtgtgtgtgtgtgtgtgtgtgtgtgtgtggttagataAAATATTAACTTCATAAATAGTGGTGAAAGTCTTCTATATATTCGCTAATGAGGAATTTAAATCTTGTCAAATCTGAACAAGAATTGCAGAAATGGATAAGACAAGGGAGACATTAACCTGGAGAACACGCCGTCACCGAAACCTTCATCAGAGACACTAGCGGTTGATTCTTGTACAATAGAACGGCGAGAAATATATGTATTCCCAAAATGAACAATATGAATAGCgtaaaaatgaacgaaaactaGAACAAATGAACGAAAAGGGTGATAATAGTTGATTCTTCTGCAACAGAACGGCGAGAAATATATGTATTCTCAAATGAGCAATATGAATACACTGAAAATCAAcgagaactagaaaaaaatgtacaagagatatgataaataaattCAGATTACATACAAACATTGAAGATTTTGTTAAGATAGATTTACAGTTGACTCTTTTGCAATATAGTGAGAAAATAAGTTGACATACATTGAAACTGAACAAGTAATCaacaaatgaggaaagaaagtcaGAATATAACAACCAGAGCTTCTTTATAGAGGCAATACAGTACCTTACCAGTGACATTAagccctttagtactgggacacatttttatcgtgagttttgagtatgattagacgattttattggcattgggaagggtctatggaggccagaagattaatggccagagtcttcactatcttaatcccctacataaatttctgaagctgtataaagtcaccaagtaataaccagaatatatatgaaaacttgtcatggtactgaagggaattaacgtcttcagtactggaacgcatttgggtgtgattagattattttatttacattaggaagggtctatagaggtcagaagattaatgagcagactcttcactatttcagtcccaacataagtttttgaagcggAAGTATATAAAGTAAGcagaatataaaaacgtgtcatggtactgaatgggttaagtaaGGTTCCATTCCATCTTTCCCAGCCGTGTCGCAGCGTCAGTGTGTACCGAACCCCCGCAGCGGAAAGACCTCACCCGTTTTGTGTTACCTTGAGGCATAAATCTCCATAGCGTCGATGTGCAGTCAATAGCAATGTCAGGGTGGCGGTAACGCGTCTAAAAATACCCTCAATGCCTCCTACCTCGAGTCAATATCCTCGTAAATCATTCGTATTTATGATCcaccttttattcttattcgtgCCATTTTATATTCTCCCTCAaggcttgtttgtgtgtgtgtgtgtgtgtgtgtgtgtgtgtgtgtgtgtgtgtgtgggtaagatTATCCTATTCCTCTCTGGTTCTCTCACTTCTAGGTTGTATTAGAATATTTTATgtttcctaatcttttttttttcttgttgttcgtCGTTTCTTCGTTTTGATAAAGGATTGAAGTTctggttctctctttctctctctctctctctctctctctctctctctctctctctctctctctctctctctctctctctctggtgttctcATAACTCTGAATTAAATTGAGATAAGAGTTACACGTGGCCGGAttttatgtggtggtggtggtagtggtgctggtggcggcggtggtggtggtggtggtggtgtacattAGTTACCACATATTAATGGTCTAAAGATCCTCATAAAGacataaatttctctctctctctctctctctctctctctctctctctctctctctctctctctctctctctctctctctctctctctctctctctctctcattccatttaCGCCTCAGCTTCCTTATTACCAGCATTCCTTAACGAGCCGGGTACCTCATGAATGCGCCGAATCACTCCCACACCGCtatacaacaccacaccaccacaaccaccaccaccaccaccacccctccatTCCCTATACTAGGCAGCATCCATCCAGTATATCACTACTTGTACGCCTCACCACACCCAtacccgaccaccaccaccaccttcatcaccttcatctccctctcaccGCGCAAATGGCCACCTCACGAACTTATAACCACACGAGCACCCGCCACATTCCTCTCCACACCTTCTGTACTCCTGTCTACCTATGACCTGATTTCATTTAGGAGGGAGAGGATTCAGTGACAGTTACCCCATacatttggctaactctcttgcctcttttcgggaactggcatgtaagtctttttttttttttttgtgtccccTTTGTGTTGTCCTTGCccacttttctctttgtatatttaaaaaaaaaaaattatacactgCTCATCATTTTACACCCTCCGGCAACTCCACCACCtgattaagataaaaaaaaacgtcacaGGAAATTCCCCCCCCACCTCCCCACCCCTTTACTGTTACGTATAGCCGTCACCTGAGTTACCTGTTTCTACCTGGATGATTCCCAGCTCACCTGACGTTAATTGGGGTACAGGTTGGCTACAGGGGACACGTTTGAGTTTTCGTCAACATCCTCAGATAATAAGAACGTCAGGTGTGTGTTATCAGGTGGAtggggagagataaggaggtgGCCTGGCTTcttctttgcgtgtgtgtgtgtgtgtgtgtgtgtgtgtgtgtgtgtgtgtgtgtgtgtgtgtgtgtgtgtgtgtgtgtgtgtgtgtgtgtatatgtgtgtgtgtgtttcactgtttgatctgctgcagtctctgacgtgtgtgtgtgtgtgtgtgtgtgtgtgtgtgtgtatttggtgtgtctgtgtttatgaTGTCGATGAAATAACTGTGTAATTAagatttgttattgtttatttcttggtgtgaattttatttctttttcttttttgtatgtgtgtgttttttttttgtgtgtgtgtatgtgtgtgtgcgtgtgtgtgtgtgtgtgtgtgtgtgtgtgtgtgtgtgtgtgtgtgtgtgtgtgtgtgtgtgtgttttcttttttttacttttttgcatgtgtttttgGTGTCGATCAACCAACAAGGGAACTGTGTGTGGGCTTgcttcttcgtgtgtgtgtgtgtgtgtgtgtgtgtgtgtgtgtgtgtgtgtgtgtgtgtgtgtgtgtgtgatgttgatGAAATAACAGTCCAAAATTTTGTCCTGTTGTTTACTTTCAtgtgtgtattttattattatatatttctttcacgtgtatgtttttgttgtgttttattttgtgtgtgtttctggtgtCGATAAACTATCAAAGTaactgtgtgtatatgtgtgtgtgtgtgtgtgtgtgtgtgtgtgtgtgtgtgtgtgtgtgtgtgtgtgtcgaaacaTGGCTAACGTTACAATGACTATATCagctttttttatctctcttccatttgaaacattcccttccttctgcctatatgtaatctctctctcctcctcctcctcctcctcctcctcctcctcctcctcctcctcctcctcctcctccttctcctcctcctcctaccacacctcctcctccatatcaccCCCTTTTTCAAATAGACCTGACAACCACTTCAGCATCTCCACACTCCTCTTCCATCCCACTCTCACCCACTCTTACCCATTCCTtcctattcccttcctccttcacccttgaccagtctctctctctctctctctttctccttttctcagtCCTCCATTTCATAACGTATCGATTCGTTCCGTAAAGCATTGTTCGCCCCTGGCCCTCTGACTCCCGAAGTGTGAATTGATGTGgtagtttttctccttttttcgtgGGATTTTGgtattgtttgttttaattaaggTTCCCGTTTTTTTTGTACACGCTGATAGAAAATGGATGCCGtgtctcgttattttttttttttttcatttggtgtGTGgggttttgggtttttttttttctttttttcttttttttttttttgtgcggtTCCgttgtgggaaggagggagtgttgGGTCCTGGGTAATCGGATCCGATAGAGCctcttgctgagagagagagagagagagagagagagagagagagagagagagagaggagaatatcAGGAAGTGTGAGAATAGTGTtctaaaaaaatgaaacacctgttatctctctctctctctctctctctctctctctctctctctctctctctctctctctctctctctctctctctctctctctctctctctctctctcagcattgtTACTCATTCAATTTGCACTCAacctctccttctattcctctctttcatacacacacacacacacacacacacacacacacacacacacacacacacacacacacacacacacacactcgtttcttttttatatgagatccgtggtaaaaaaaaaaatgggaatataTTGCATTAAAGGTGGTAGTTTATTGTCCACATTcacctgctttattttttttttttaatgtgataGAAGTTACTGAGGTTTGAACaatgtaggagagaagaaaacactcGAAAAAATATGGAACTTGATTCGTCTCTCATTCATtcgtttgattttattttctttcactcactcctcgttcgttttttttttttttttttttgtatatgagAACCAACAAGAAccgaaaatatataaaggacaTGGAAACAAAAAAGGACTTAGAGaaggtgtttatttatttcaatccctttttttttttagtctactCGTTGCCTGactagtattctctctctctctctctctctctctctctctctctctctctctctctctctctctctctctctctctcgtctggagCAATGCACATTTCGCGTCTCTCCTTCCATGGCAGTGAAGTGAGGCGTCTGTGTTCGAGTATTTTGGGTCGATTGCACGTGATTCTCTGGacgaagaaagtggaggaggaggaggaagaagaagatgaggaagaggagaaggaagtgtgaaATTTGAAAGGTGCAAGATGGGTTTGGAAGAGGGTGATAAAGGGTAATAACTACAAACGAaacatggaagaggagggagggtgatgatgatgggaagaggagatagaggggTGGTTTGTGTTACGAGTGAAgtaaacatgaaggaaagggaatgattAGAATGGTAAAGATAGAAGGGGGGAGATGAACAGATAGGGTGGTGTTTTGAGAGAAgggtgaagagaaacaagagggagaagggaatgaTTAGAAACGTATGAATGAACTTGGTTATTGCGTGTTCGATGAAGCATGAAGCACTTAAGAATATCAGCGTTTAAGTAGATTAGATTTCCCTTCCATTACgttaagaagggaaggaagaaagaagggaatggaggaaatgaaggaagaagtgttgAGTGGAGAAATAAAGGTtatagaaaggagggaagcaagcataaatattcaaagaaatgaaagagaagtttgtgataaatacaggaagaggagaaaaaggatgaggtggaagaagaatttatatcttcatttttttttcttaacatacACAAACGTGCGCTGAAACCTGTACAGTTACATGTGTTTACCTGAGCTGTGAAGGTGATGAGAAGAGGACGTGATGATGTACgcggagaagtgtgtgtgtgtgtgtgtgtgtgtgtgtggtcgcgCGTGCTTTTGCAGTGATACACAGTAGAGGGCGCCTGGTGGAGTGAGGGGTGGGATTTGCGTGGTGGATGGTGGGGTGGAGGAGGGTCAGAAGGGGGTTTTTAGGAGGGAGCGGCTGCTGATTTTTGGAGCAGCTGTGGTCGTGTTTGAGGGTCGTGCTTCTCGCAACTACTTGAGTGACACTTGAAGCGATCTGTCAGTCCGATGGTTTGTGCGGCGCAGGCACGGACATGTCAGCCGGGGACTTGTGCACGTGTTTGCGGCTCCCCCCGCGCCGTGCGGCCCGGGCCTAAAGGGGCGAGGGCTGTGCGGCTCAGAGATCCCGTCATTAGTGGCATCAGTGGTTTAGTGTTGCCGCGCGGTGTGTGGCGTGGTGAGCTGCTTTTgtgcagcagcatcagcatcagcagcagcaataacgtCAGTCGTGACAGCAtcagccgcagcagcagcaataacttcagtagtagcagcagcagcagcagcagcagcagcagcagcagtagcagccacCGAACCATAGCCCCCATGTGACCTGTATCCTTCTTTCCAAGTGAAGGGTCGCGGGCCTGTGATggtgtgggcggcgggcggcccCCGTGAGCGGCGGGCGGGGGCGCTGCGCCCCTGCGGTGTCTCCCCGCCTCTGCCCTGCTCCGCTTCTGCCAAGTGATGAACCGCTGGCCGGAGGGGCTCCAGCAGAGCGCCGTCGGTGGCGACGGGCCGTCCCGCCCCCCCGGCAGATGCCACCGCCTGCAGGTCGTGTACGATGGCCCCGAGACGGCGGCGGCGCTGGCCTCCCTGCGCGCCCCGCGCGATCCCGACCGAGAGAACACCGATGACTCTGGCATGGGCGCCGACCTGGAGGCCGACGAACGTGGCCCCGAAGGCAAGGAGGTCAGTTGCGACGACGACAGTGACGacgatgaggacgaggaggaaaccGAGACGGAGacggagagtgaaagtgagaatgagccGCCCAAAAACCGCCGACGGAGCAGTGTGGGTGTTGAGCGACAGCGACGGCCCTCCTACACCTGCTACCACGGCGCCCCCCTGCCTCGCGGGGGCGTACTGCGCGTGGGTCGCCGCCCGCGGCCACGCCCTCCCCGCACACTGGATATGCGGCAGCTGGCGGCAGGTGCCACCGTCATGCTGGCACCACTCACCCCCGAGCTGCTCAGGTAACGGGCGGGGCGCCCCTGGAGGACCCCTGGAGGTGGTGGCACCGTGCTCGCGGCTCAATGTTGTAGCACACTGCTTGTCACGGCTTAGTAACActgcgatggtggtggcggtgcccAGCACTACTTCCCCGCCAccgggcaccaccaccaccatcaccactaatgcAATCACCACTCCCTATTCACCCTGCAATTAGTCTGCATCCTTACGCACTAACACTTGTGTCTCTCAAACACTATTCCTTTTACTACAAATGCAACGCcttttatcattgtcattagtactactactactactactactactactactactactactactactactactactactactactactactactactactactactactactactactactactactactactgctactactgttgcatattatgaaataataataatgataatgataatgattataacgataataattacaataataataatgataataataataataataacaataataataataataataatttttattattattattactattattattattattattattatttattattattattataatgattatgACCGTTaatgttatcatttttatatcaatattgttaataacgataacaacaacaacaacaacaatgacaactgTAAAACCTGAacaaaataacagtaacaaaacTCAACAACAATCAAGAAATCTAAGCAAAGTTCGGttgattttacacacacacacacacacacacacacacacacacacacacacacacacacacacacaccaaacatttCCTTGGAAGTCACGAACCTGTCACTGGCGGGAAGACAAGTCGGTGTTTGATGTTCTGATAATATTCACACTAACTTCTTTTTATCAGTCctggaacattttttttatctcttcctacgGTGTCAGTCATtgattatgtctctctctctctctctctctctctctctctctctctctctctctctctctctctctctctctctctctctctctctctctctctctctctctctctctctctctctctctctctctctctctctctctctctctctctctctctctctctctctctctctctctctctctctctctctctctctctctctctctctctctctctctctccatccttcacaTTTCtggtatgtatatgtatgcccttttctctccgtctctctcactctctcccactctccttcccactccctgtattctccctctcctctccctccagcgCCTCAGATTGCCTCCGTCACTCACTTTCCTCCCTTGATAACACCTCTAAATTAAATCCAATTAACAAGTATTGATTTCTCACCTGCgcatgggagagaaggagggaaggaggaaagacacctggaggaaagtagggaagtggaggaaagtagaaaagtagTGAGGCAGGCAGGGGTGAGGAAAGAATGATATTAGAAGGATATTTGGTTGAGATAgaaaggtagggaaggaaagtagaggaaaatagatagagggatgtagaagagaggaaagaataggaaaatttGGAGctgaaaaaatggaagataaaaaggaaataggtaaaaggatagaaaagatagagatTGAAAAGAGTAAGAtgtgaaagatgatgataatgattaggaggaaaaggaggagatggagaaggaagaggaggaaggagtaggaggagaaatacaagatagaaaataaaacaaataatttcAATACATACTAACAGAATCAGCAAAACGATTACTAGGAAACAAGTGGGTGTGAAAATttaatgcaggaagaggaggagaaggaggaggaggaggaggaggaagaggagagaaaagaggaaataatactGAAGATAGAACTCAAGTAGTGTGGGAGACATTAGAGGAAAGAATTTACGTGGGCAGCGCTTATAATGTCTTACAAAGGCCGAGTTGTGGAGAAAAGAGTTGACAGGATGGTAGTCGCGTAGTTTATCTCCAGTCCTCAGGCAAGCAACGGCAGAAACAGAGAGCAGGGTGAGAATGAGGCGTCGAGAAGTGAGAAGTGTGAAATGTAAGGGTGCTTGGTGGTGACGGAAAGATGAACGCCtgaattcagaaacgccttctcctctcaccgccacaatttttccaaggccacagagacgactagtcagaatttcaagacagtttctctcaATGATaagctagaaatcttgccagtccatcaccacaaccatagaaatactcttaaaaacacgattatctttaactggagcctttggaaagtagtgatggtgagagagcaaagcgtttctgaatacgaacagGAGTCAGAagggaaagaacaaagaaatgtgTGCCTTAGAATGTGGAAACCTTGTAAACGGTAAAATTAGATTGAAATTAAGAATGAATATCTGTGAATAGGAAggattttttatataagaggagaaaaatgaccaAGGGTAtcataaaacgataaaaaaggcccacttaattgccagtccccttgcaggtccgagagagttagccaaagaaaaaaaggataaatgtcttgaaacctccctcttaaatgaagtcaagccaTAGGAAGTTGGGAAATACAGGAGTTTGGGATTGACAGAGTTTAATTAGTGAGGAATAGAGttaaaagagtaggaggagtaaaATCATTGTGTTAGGTTATAGAAGTCTTGTTTAACGTAGAAGTATggtaaataaagaggaaaatagtgcGTATATCTGTTAACTgctagaataatgaataatgaataatgagaaTATAGTTGATaagcaaataaaagataaagtgaTAGGTATGTTAGGTCTTTTATAGAGTTTTAGGTGAAGAAATGAGAAGTACTTTTTGTTTGATTAGAGAATAGGCAAGACTCACTTCTGATCCAATAGGAATAAAAatcgataaaaaaatatattaaaatagaaaatataggcAGGTGTATATTAGTCACACAGGAATTGTACATAGCattaaataggtaaaaaaaaaaactactatagTCTTGTGTACTGTAAAATTACTCCTGCATTTAAAacacattgtagcttattgatattGATTCTATGTTGAATACGTCTCTTGTTGaccaacgcacttattacaaggacagctcacggttatcctcaagatctgacaaccacgcattccctggggaACCATTCAAACCCAgatccaggagccactttagagaaGACAGACTATAGTGCTTTTTGTTAGGTCAGAAAGGATCGACTGTCAATGGAAAGGGAATATACAGTAAGAAACAGGGCAGAAATGTATCAGTTTGAGTAATAAAATGGCCAAAATAAACCCAACAGGCACTCACCACTAAATAAATGGACAATGAAACACATATAATCATCTAACTAAGAGTAAGTATAAATATGCATGCATGTATCTGTATAAATAACATAACATTCAGAACACACTTAAAATACACACGCATGTACGGCTTTAAgaaatgtctgtatgtctgtatgtacgaCTACCATTCCTCCCTAATATCCAACTTGGCCATGCTAAGGtgaaggcctctctctctctctctctctctctctctctctctctctctctctctctctct from Portunus trituberculatus isolate SZX2019 chromosome 20, ASM1759143v1, whole genome shotgun sequence encodes:
- the LOC123506691 gene encoding PR domain zinc finger protein 10-like gives rise to the protein MNRWPEGLQQSAVGGDGPSRPPGRCHRLQVVYDGPETAAALASLRAPRDPDRENTDDSGMGADLEADERGPEGKEVSCDDDSDDDEDEEETETETESESENEPPKNRRRSSVGVERQRRPSYTCYHGAPLPRGGVLRVGRRPRPRPPRTLDMRQLAAGATVMLAPLTPELLR